TGTACGCCCGCCCCGAGGAACTCGGCCAGGCCTTCAACTTCGAGTACCTCCAGGCGGGGTGGGACGCGGAGGAGATCCGTGCGGTGATCGCCGACTCCCTTGCCACGGCCCGCACCGTCGGCGCCTCCGCGACCTGGGTGCTCTCCAACCACGACGTCGTACGCCACCCCTCCCGTCTGATGCTGCCGCCGGGCACGGACGACAACGCCTGGCTGCTGGCGGACGGCCGCGCTCCGGGCGTGGACGAGGCGGCGGGTCTGCGCCGGGCCCGGGCGGCGACGCTGCTGATGCTGGCGCTGCCGGGATCGTCGTACCTCTACCAGGGGGAGGAGCTCGGGCTGCCCGAGGTCGCCGACCTGCCTCTTGAGGTGCTTCAGGATCCGCTGTGGGAGCAGACGGGTCACGTCCGCAAGGGCCGCGACGGCTGCCGGGTGCCGCTGCCGTGGACGTCGACGGGAGAGTCGTACGGCTTCGGGGCGGGCGGTGCGTGGCTGCCGCAGCCGCCGTACTTCGCGCGGTACGCCGTCGCGGCGCAGGCGGGTGTCGAGGGCTCGACCCTGGAGCTGTACCGCACGGCCCTGCGGCTGCGCCGCAAGCTGCTCGCCGGGGAGGAGCTGACCTGGGCGGACGCGGACCGGCCCGGCGTGCTGGCCTTCGCCCGCTCCGACGGCTGGCGGTGTGTCGCCAACCTGTCGGACGCGGCCGTGCCGTTGCCGCCCGGGGAGGTGCTGCTGAGCAGCGTCCCCCTGGACGGCGACGGGAGGGTCGGCCCCGACACGACGGTCTGGCTCGCGTAGGGGCCGCGCGGGGGCGGTGCGGGGGTTGCGCGTGTGGGGCTTAGTTGCCGGTCGCCGGGACGCCGTCGATCGCCACCGGAGTGGACGTGGCGTTCGGCGGCGGGGTGAGCACGACCATGGGCTGGCCCGGGGCCGGGGCCGGCGGGGTCAGGTCCGACTTGGGCAGCTTCGGCGGGGTGGTCTGCTGGAACAGAGTGGTGTCGAAGTCGACCAGGCCGGTCTTCTCCATCACCGTGATGTGGTCGAGCACGGTGTCGTTGGCCTGGTCGGCCAGGGCGCGCACCAGCGAGTTCTTGGTGGTGGACCGGATCTTCGCCACCGTGTTGAAGATCGAGCCGTGGGTCAGGCGCAGGATGTTGGCGAAGTCGACGTCGAACTGCTTGCCGCTGTCCGCCTTGAGGGTGTTGACGAACCCCTCCTGCTGCGGGCTGGCGATGTTGGGGAGCGTGATGTTCAGCATCGGCGCGATCTTGCGGCAGGTGATGTCCAGCGCCGCGTGCCCGTCGATGAGGTGCTCACTGGCGGTGAGAACCGCCTTGCTCTGCCCCTTCTGCAGCCCGATCTGCCCCACCGGGTACTCCCACAGTCCGGCGGCCCGCACCTTGACCACGAAGTCTCTGTCGCCCTCCGTCAACGGCCCCCACTGGGTGTTGGCGATGACCCGGTCGGTCGAGGTCGACACGGTGTCCAGGCCGAGCATCGATGGGTATGCGAGCGCGCCCAGTGTCAGGGTCAGAGCGCCGCCCACGAAAAGAGTTCCCATCGCGTTCCGCGAAAGTTGCACCGTTCCTCCTGCCCGTCGGGGATCCGCCGGTGGGTGAGGCTTCGGCGGGGTCGGACTACTGAGAAGTACGGACGCGAAGCTGTTCGGTTTCACTGGAGTTCGTAAAAACTTGCCGGGCGGAACGGGTACGACGGTTTCGCGCGGGCATGGGTGACGAGTTGACGGGCTGACGGGGGGCGTCGCATGGCGAGAATAGTTGGGGTCACGTACTACCCGGTGAAGGGGTGTGCCGGGGTCGCGGTCGCCGCGTCCCGGGTCACGGCCGACGGGCTGGAGCACGACCGTGAGTACGTGGTCGTCGACGAGGCGAGGGAGCTGCGCTGGCAGTGGGGAGACCCGAGGCTCGCGCTGATCACCCCAGAACTCGGCCCCGAACCCGGACCCGGACCCGGCTCGCTCACCCTGCGGGCGCCGGGGTGCGGGGAGGTCCGGGTGTCCGGGGAGCCGGGCGAGTCGGTGACGCTGCCGGGGCGGTCGTACGGGGGCGTCGACCAGGGGGACGCGGCGGCCGGCTGGCTGACGGAGGTGCTGGGCCGACCGACCAGGCTGCTCCGGGTACGGCGAAGGGAGCAGCCGACGGACGTCGGAGCCCCGGGTGCGCTTCCGGTCGCCAACCACAGCCGCCTGCACGTCGTCTCCCGCGCGAGCCTGGACGAACTGAACCGCAGACTCGCCGAACGCGGCGTCCCGCCCCTCCCCATGAACCGCTTCCGCCCCAACCTCGTCGTCGACGGCTGGACGGCGCCCCACACGGAGGACGACGCCCGTCGTATGACGATCGCCGGGGCCGACGCGGCCGACGGCCCGCTGGAGCTGGCCCTCACCGAGCTCACCGTGCGCTGCGCCATCACGATGGTCGACCAGGAGACCGGCCGCCGGGCGAGCCCGGAGCCCCTGCGCACCCTCGCCGACTACCGGCGGGCGGACGGCGGGATCGTCTTCGGCGCGTACTTCACGGTGCGGCGGCCGGGGAAGGCGGCGGTGGGGGACGAGGTGACCGCCTGGAAGGAGTGACCGTCACAGCTCCGCGCCCACCGCATACCCGGGGACGGACGGCCACCGGACGGTCAGCACGACCGACTCCTCCTCCGCGCGCCAGGAGTGGTCGACGCCCCGACCCCACAGGACGTAGTCGCCCTGCCGTTCCAGAACGACGTCCCGACCGGGTAGTTGAACGCAGAACCGGCCGCTGACGAGCACCAGTAGGGCCGTGCGCTCCTCGCCCTTCACCCACTCCGCC
This window of the Streptomyces sp. NBC_01275 genome carries:
- a CDS encoding DUF4142 domain-containing protein, which codes for MGTLFVGGALTLTLGALAYPSMLGLDTVSTSTDRVIANTQWGPLTEGDRDFVVKVRAAGLWEYPVGQIGLQKGQSKAVLTASEHLIDGHAALDITCRKIAPMLNITLPNIASPQQEGFVNTLKADSGKQFDVDFANILRLTHGSIFNTVAKIRSTTKNSLVRALADQANDTVLDHITVMEKTGLVDFDTTLFQQTTPPKLPKSDLTPPAPAPGQPMVVLTPPPNATSTPVAIDGVPATGN
- a CDS encoding signal peptidase I yields the protein MNDGVYVGNAGRDAALDRGWLLGHFKDADDPRHSEAVEIKWGVHPRGDERAEWVKGEERTALLVLVSGRFCVQLPGRDVVLERQGDYVLWGRGVDHSWRAEEESVVLTVRWPSVPGYAVGAEL
- a CDS encoding MOSC domain-containing protein; the protein is MARIVGVTYYPVKGCAGVAVAASRVTADGLEHDREYVVVDEARELRWQWGDPRLALITPELGPEPGPGPGSLTLRAPGCGEVRVSGEPGESVTLPGRSYGGVDQGDAAAGWLTEVLGRPTRLLRVRRREQPTDVGAPGALPVANHSRLHVVSRASLDELNRRLAERGVPPLPMNRFRPNLVVDGWTAPHTEDDARRMTIAGADAADGPLELALTELTVRCAITMVDQETGRRASPEPLRTLADYRRADGGIVFGAYFTVRRPGKAAVGDEVTAWKE